A stretch of the Phycisphaerae bacterium genome encodes the following:
- a CDS encoding lipopolysaccharide kinase InaA family protein yields the protein RLARFVAEFHRAGFVHRDLYLSHVFLEPQIGKPGESQCEGYRLIDLQRVFRPRWRLCRWVVKDLAALHYSTPADCVTTTERLRFLARYVRCCTRFGSARRLAAKVHAKTRNMLGRRRKVVAAESSGPGR from the coding sequence CCGTCTTGCTAGGTTCGTGGCCGAGTTTCATCGGGCCGGTTTCGTTCATCGCGATCTTTACCTGTCACACGTTTTCCTGGAGCCGCAGATCGGCAAGCCGGGCGAATCGCAGTGTGAGGGCTATCGGCTGATCGATCTCCAACGGGTCTTCCGACCCAGATGGCGGCTTTGCAGGTGGGTGGTGAAGGATCTGGCGGCTCTGCACTACTCCACGCCGGCCGACTGTGTGACGACCACCGAGCGATTGCGTTTTCTGGCCCGATATGTCCGGTGTTGCACCCGGTTTGGCTCTGCCCGGCGACTGGCCGCGAAGGTGCACGCCAAGACGAGGAACATGCTTGGTCGCCGCCGCAAAGTCGTCGCGGCTGAAAGCAGTGGGCCAGGTCGATGA
- a CDS encoding glycosyltransferase family 4 protein yields the protein MNVALVIERIEAWRGGAETSTVQFARHLGSIGCNVTVVTMTDVPSTPAMSIVPIKVGAGWRAARTWRFVRGAAKYFRTHQFDIVHAIAPCPFADVYQPRGGTVPEMLSRNLALRPSAVKRGLKWVGQRADLKYRLLAGLEKRLLTRRPAPWVIAISQYVSNQLKRHYGFDAARIRLIFNGVDPDTSPAHERRRHRIEIRRQFGLADDDLVLLAVAHNFRLKGVDKMIQAMADGRVRELGNVFAIIVGRDNPKNLVERAAATGLADRVFFAGPSQRVSAFFHAADVLVHPTYYDPCSRVVLEAMAAGLPVITTRYNGAAERITDGREGYVIDCPTDLAALADRIARLADADHRRHCAQAAPAAVEQFTVARHATEVMRLYEEVLRDRNSRVTDR from the coding sequence ATGAACGTGGCGCTGGTCATAGAACGAATTGAGGCCTGGCGGGGCGGCGCTGAGACCTCGACCGTTCAGTTCGCGCGTCATCTCGGGAGCATAGGCTGCAACGTCACCGTTGTAACGATGACCGATGTCCCTTCCACGCCGGCGATGAGCATCGTCCCGATCAAGGTCGGCGCAGGCTGGCGGGCGGCCCGAACCTGGCGGTTTGTGCGCGGGGCGGCGAAGTATTTTCGCACGCATCAATTCGATATCGTTCATGCCATCGCCCCTTGTCCGTTCGCCGACGTATACCAGCCCCGTGGGGGCACCGTTCCGGAAATGCTGTCTCGGAATCTGGCGCTGAGGCCTTCGGCGGTCAAGCGCGGGCTCAAGTGGGTGGGCCAGCGCGCGGATCTCAAGTACCGGCTGCTGGCCGGACTGGAAAAACGCCTGTTGACCCGTCGCCCGGCACCATGGGTGATCGCCATCTCGCAGTACGTGAGCAACCAGCTCAAACGGCATTACGGCTTCGATGCCGCACGCATTCGTCTGATCTTCAACGGCGTCGATCCGGATACGTCGCCGGCTCACGAGCGACGGAGACACCGCATCGAGATCCGCCGGCAGTTCGGACTGGCCGACGACGACCTGGTTCTGCTGGCGGTCGCCCACAACTTTAGACTTAAGGGCGTGGACAAGATGATCCAGGCGATGGCGGACGGCCGGGTTCGCGAGCTCGGTAATGTATTCGCGATCATTGTGGGGCGGGACAATCCGAAGAACCTGGTCGAGCGGGCCGCCGCAACGGGTCTGGCCGATCGTGTTTTCTTTGCCGGTCCGTCGCAACGAGTGAGTGCCTTCTTTCATGCGGCCGATGTCCTGGTTCATCCGACGTATTACGATCCCTGCAGCCGAGTGGTGCTCGAAGCGATGGCGGCGGGTTTGCCGGTCATCACCACCAGGTACAATGGCGCGGCTGAGCGCATCACGGATGGCCGCGAGGGTTATGTGATCGATTGTCCCACGGACTTGGCCGCGCTGGCCGATCGAATTGCCCGCCTGGCGGACGCCGACCATCGACGTCACTGTGCCCAGGCGGCGCCGGCTGCGGTTGAGC